CAATCGTGGGACGGCGGGAAGACCTGGGACGACTCGCTGCGCCGCACCGTCTACCAGTCGCGAATCCACGCGGGAACCGGGCGGCGCTACAACGCCTACGCGCCCTATGCCATTCGCGTGGGCAATGGCCCCGTGGGCGTCGCCTTCTGCACCGACGAGGACAAGACCACGGCGCCCGATCTCGCGAGCACGCCCCCGGAGCAGCGGCAGTGCCACGTCGGGTATGTCAGCACGACCACGAACTTCGAGACCTGGTCGGGGACGAGCGCTATCTGGACCGGGAGCACCCAGAACTACACGCCTGGCCTCTTCGAGCGGAGCGCCAACGACGTCATCGTGACCATCGATGCGTTCTTCGGGAACCAGCGCGTGATGCACCGGCCGTGAGCCCCGGTTCGTCGAGCTGACACGTTCGTTCACAGGGGGACGTCCGCCGCCCGTTCTCGGTGCGGTATCCGGCACTTGGACACGTGCCCCTTCCGTCACGACGACCGTCCGTGTCCCTCGCCGCTACCTTGCCGCGTGCTCATGCGAACCCGACGTGCGAAGAACCTGGATGGGGCGGGGAGGGTGGTTTCATGAATCCTTCCTCGCGGGACGTGGCCGCCGGAGCGGTGCCGGCTGGATCGCCCTCGGGCGTGGAGATCACGCTCGAGGTCAACGGCGTGGAGAAGCGGATGGAGGTCGCGCCGTGGACCACCTTGCTCGACCTGCTGCGCGAGTACCTCGCGCTGACCGGCACGAAGAAGGGCTGTGATCACGGCCAGTGCGGAGCCTGCACCGTCCTCGTCAACGGCACGCGCATCAATTCCTGTCTGACCCTGGCGGTCATGAAGGACGGTGCGAAGGTGACGACGATCGAAGGGCTGGCCTCGGGTGAAACACTCCACCCTCTGCAGCAGGCCTTCGTCGAGCACGACGCCTTCCAGTGTGGTTACTGCACGCCAGGGCAGATCTGCTCCGCCCAGGGGTTGATCAACGAAGGCAAGGCCCGGACCCTGGACGACATCCGCGAGCTGATGAGCGGCAATCTCTGCCGTTGTGGCGCCTACACCAACATCGTCGCCGCCATCGAGCAGGCGATGCGCGCGAGCGGGAAGGGGCCGGCGCGATGAACAGGTTCTCCTACGAACGCGCCCCGGATGTCGCCAGCGCCGTGAACGCGAGCGTGCGGAATGACTCGGCCCGGTTCATCGCGGGTGGCACCAATCTCCTCGATTTGATGAAGGAGAACGTCTCGCGGCCCAGCCACCTGATCGACATCACGCGGCTGCCGCTGAACAGGATCGAGGAGACCGGAGACGGTGGCCTGCGGATTGGCGCGCTCGTCACCAATTCGGACGTCGCCTACAACGAACACGTCGAGCGGCGCTATCCGCTGCTCTCGAAGGCGATCCTCTCCGGCGCTACGTCCCAGCTGCGCAATATGGCGACCACGGGCGGAAACCTGCTCCAGCGCACGCGTTGTTATTACTTCTACGATACGGGGGTGCCCTGCAACAAACGCGAGCCCGGGACCGGCTGTGGCGCGCTCAACGGCTTCAACCGCATCCACGCCATCCTGGGCATGAGCGCCGCGTGCATCGCCACCCATCCGTCGGACATGTGCGTGGCACTCGCGGCGCTCGACGCGACTGTTCGGGTGACCGGGCCGGACGGTGATCGCACGATTCCGTTCTCCGAGTTCCACCGGCTGCCGGGTGACACGCCTCACCTGGACACGAACCTGCGGCAAGGCGAGCTCATCACGGCCGTGGACCTGCCCGCGAAGGGCTTCGCCAGACACCATACCTATTTGAAGATCCGCGACCGGGCGTCGTATGCCTTCGCGCTCGTGTCGGTGGCCGCCGCACTGGAGATGGATGGCGAGCGGATCCAGCAGGCCCGGCTCGCGCTCGGTGGCGTGGCCCACAAGCCCTGGCGCGACACGGCCGCCGAGTCGATGCTGAACGGCCAGCGCGCCACCGTGGAGCTCTTCCATTCCGTGGGGGAGGCGATCGTCCGGGAAGCGAAGGGATTCGGCTACAACACCTTCAAGATCGATCTGGCGAAGCGGGCCGTGGTGCGAGCCCTGGCCCAGGCCACCGGGATGGAGCAGCCCTCATGACGAAGTCATCCACTCCGCTCGGAGAGCCCCTCGGCCGTGTCGACGGGCGCGCCAAGGTGACGGGTCAGGCGAAGTACGCCGCTGAGTTCAGCGAGCCCGGCCTCCTGCATGGTGTCGTGGTGTCGGGCACGATCGCCCGGGGACGGATCAAGAAGATCGACGCGAGCGAGGCCCTCGCGCTCCCGGGCGTGCTGCACGTCTTCACGCACGAGAACCGGCCGCACGTGGCCTGGTTCGACCGCAGCTACCGTGACGAGGACGCGCCCTCCGGCTCGCCGTTCCGGCCGCTCTACGATGACGAGATCCTGTTCAGCGGACAGCCCGTCGCGCTCGTCGTCGCCCAGACGCTCGAGCTCGCCCTCCACGCGGCGTCACTCGTCCGGGTCGAGTACAAGACCCAGCCACACGAGACGGAGCTGCGCTCGCGGCGTCAGGAGGCCTATGCGCCCGGCAAGGACAAGGGGGGCTTCGAACCACCCCCGAAGCCCCGAGGTCATGCGGACAAGGCCTTCGAGCGCGCCGCCGTGAAGGTCGACGCGGAGTACTCGACGCCCGTCGAGCACCACAACCCCATGGAGATGCATGCGTCGACGGTCCTCCA
This is a stretch of genomic DNA from Archangium violaceum. It encodes these proteins:
- a CDS encoding (2Fe-2S)-binding protein, coding for MNPSSRDVAAGAVPAGSPSGVEITLEVNGVEKRMEVAPWTTLLDLLREYLALTGTKKGCDHGQCGACTVLVNGTRINSCLTLAVMKDGAKVTTIEGLASGETLHPLQQAFVEHDAFQCGYCTPGQICSAQGLINEGKARTLDDIRELMSGNLCRCGAYTNIVAAIEQAMRASGKGPAR
- a CDS encoding FAD binding domain-containing protein; translation: MNRFSYERAPDVASAVNASVRNDSARFIAGGTNLLDLMKENVSRPSHLIDITRLPLNRIEETGDGGLRIGALVTNSDVAYNEHVERRYPLLSKAILSGATSQLRNMATTGGNLLQRTRCYYFYDTGVPCNKREPGTGCGALNGFNRIHAILGMSAACIATHPSDMCVALAALDATVRVTGPDGDRTIPFSEFHRLPGDTPHLDTNLRQGELITAVDLPAKGFARHHTYLKIRDRASYAFALVSVAAALEMDGERIQQARLALGGVAHKPWRDTAAESMLNGQRATVELFHSVGEAIVREAKGFGYNTFKIDLAKRAVVRALAQATGMEQPS